Proteins encoded in a region of the Chryseobacterium piperi genome:
- a CDS encoding PepSY-associated TM helix domain-containing protein yields the protein MTPLIKSLYRKRRKKESILKYLMWLIHMWLGLLSCIIVFVMCLTGCLYAFKNQVIDFSNRDKVYIHSNGKSPIKPDQIKAELLRNNKELTSLLIPDHQGRSYVISYKENQLDKSGYYDQYTGKILGEADVGANRFFDMVLDIHRNLMMGNVGRQIVGASVLMFCILLISGLILWLPKKLKFLKQGLTVKLNAKFQRLNYDLHNTLGFYTFLILFFISITGLYVTYPWVKNALIISLGGSSIEAVANEKEDGNDAFGSLLEDMLEKQNEKKNLRNSQVASIDRILVSSDKYLPYHATTRIEMPNKDNPRYVVIKTNTHNLLGMMLPDEISFDKTGVFKTKELFSEKPLNKQFTALVKPLHTGEIMGLPSIILYFVVCLIGCSLPITGFLIWWHRVKKIK from the coding sequence ATGACCCCATTAATAAAAAGCCTGTATAGAAAAAGAAGAAAGAAGGAGTCCATTCTTAAATATCTGATGTGGCTCATCCATATGTGGCTCGGACTTTTATCCTGTATCATTGTTTTTGTTATGTGCTTAACAGGATGTTTATATGCTTTCAAAAATCAGGTCATCGATTTTTCAAATAGAGATAAAGTATATATCCACTCAAATGGAAAGTCTCCCATAAAGCCTGATCAGATCAAAGCAGAGTTACTGAGAAATAATAAAGAGCTTACTTCTTTATTGATCCCGGATCATCAAGGCCGGAGTTATGTAATTTCTTATAAAGAAAATCAGCTTGATAAAAGCGGTTATTATGATCAGTATACCGGAAAGATATTGGGGGAGGCTGATGTTGGAGCGAATCGATTTTTTGATATGGTTCTTGATATCCATAGAAATCTAATGATGGGAAATGTTGGAAGACAAATTGTAGGCGCCTCAGTTTTGATGTTTTGTATTTTATTGATTTCCGGATTGATCCTTTGGCTGCCTAAGAAACTCAAATTTTTAAAACAGGGATTAACGGTAAAACTGAATGCGAAATTTCAGCGACTGAATTATGATCTCCATAATACCCTTGGGTTTTACACTTTTTTAATACTTTTCTTCATTTCGATAACCGGTCTTTATGTGACTTATCCCTGGGTGAAAAATGCACTGATTATTTCGTTAGGCGGTTCATCAATAGAAGCTGTTGCCAATGAAAAAGAAGATGGTAATGATGCTTTTGGAAGCCTTCTTGAGGATATGCTGGAGAAGCAGAATGAAAAAAAGAATTTGAGGAATTCACAAGTAGCATCTATCGATCGGATTTTAGTATCGTCTGATAAGTATCTTCCATACCATGCAACAACCCGTATTGAAATGCCCAATAAAGATAATCCCAGATATGTTGTTATTAAAACCAATACTCATAATTTATTGGGAATGATGCTTCCCGATGAAATAAGTTTCGATAAGACAGGGGTGTTCAAAACCAAAGAATTATTTTCGGAAAAGCCACTTAATAAACAGTTTACTGCTTTAGTGAAACCACTTCATACCGGAGAAATAATGGGACTACCAAGTATTATTCTGTATTTTGTGGTATGTCTCATCGGATGCTCTCTACCCATTACCGGATTTTTAATTTGGTGGCATCGAGTGAAAAAAATAAAGTAA
- a CDS encoding sulfatase-like hydrolase/transferase has protein sequence MRKIVSYCMFLFLIFSCAGNDSESTTPNVEKYQTKNVILLVVDGPRMSETWNSASRANIPNRVSLLKEGVFIDNFKNNGTTNTNPGHSAMCSGVYESIKNDGTELPGFPSVMQQWLKYSGAAKTKAWIISSKDKLEVLNNCKQADWKNKFQPSADCGISGNGSGYREDAVTVSNVKSVMTTYSPNIIVINLKDVDSRGHANDWNGYINAIKTTDASIKEIWDHVQSLPAYKDKTTLIVSNDHGRHIDSRGGFANHGDSCEGCRHIEFFAMGPDFKKNMTLSTGDYGQIDITSTMAELLGFQLQYAKGKVIREIFK, from the coding sequence ATGAGAAAAATTGTATCTTATTGTATGTTTTTATTTTTGATTTTTTCATGTGCGGGTAATGACAGCGAAAGCACAACCCCGAATGTTGAAAAATATCAAACCAAAAATGTTATTTTATTAGTCGTAGACGGACCGCGTATGTCCGAAACCTGGAATTCGGCTTCGAGAGCAAATATTCCGAACAGGGTGAGCCTTTTGAAAGAAGGAGTATTTATTGATAACTTTAAAAATAACGGAACTACCAACACGAATCCGGGACACAGTGCGATGTGTAGCGGAGTATATGAGAGTATTAAAAATGATGGGACAGAGCTACCGGGCTTTCCTTCTGTTATGCAGCAGTGGCTAAAATATTCAGGGGCTGCTAAAACAAAAGCATGGATTATCTCTTCCAAAGATAAACTTGAGGTACTTAATAACTGCAAACAGGCAGACTGGAAAAATAAATTTCAACCTAGTGCTGATTGTGGTATTAGTGGAAATGGTTCAGGGTATCGCGAGGATGCAGTAACTGTATCGAATGTAAAATCTGTGATGACGACCTATTCACCGAATATCATTGTCATTAATTTGAAAGATGTAGACTCCAGAGGGCACGCAAATGACTGGAACGGGTATATTAATGCTATAAAAACTACAGATGCATCCATTAAGGAAATCTGGGATCATGTTCAGTCGCTTCCTGCTTATAAAGACAAAACAACACTTATTGTATCCAATGATCACGGCAGACACATAGATTCAAGAGGAGGGTTTGCTAATCACGGAGATAGTTGTGAGGGATGCAGACATATTGAATTTTTTGCCATGGGACCTGATTTTAAAAAAAATATGACATTGAGTACAGGTGATTACGGACAAATTGATATCACAAGTACAATGGCTGAACTTTTGGGCTTTCAACTGCAATATGCAAAAGGAAAAGTGATTCGGGAAATCTTCAAATAA
- a CDS encoding low affinity iron permease family protein, producing MSHKKNNLFEKFSDWATKFTGSSYAFIGATAIVVIWALSGPVFHYSETWQLVINTGTTIITFLMVFLIQKAQNKDSKAIQIKLNELIAAHEKASNRIVDIEDLSEKELDQLHIYYEKLADFAQDDVDIHTSHSIDAAKRNQDYKHEFFKRKHEEWLGKQQQKKESL from the coding sequence ATGAGTCATAAGAAAAATAATCTTTTCGAAAAATTTTCGGATTGGGCAACAAAATTCACAGGAAGTTCGTATGCTTTTATTGGAGCCACTGCAATTGTTGTCATTTGGGCACTGTCGGGTCCCGTTTTTCATTATTCAGAAACATGGCAGCTTGTGATTAATACGGGAACTACTATTATCACTTTTTTAATGGTTTTCCTTATCCAAAAAGCTCAAAATAAGGACTCAAAAGCAATCCAAATTAAGCTTAATGAACTGATTGCAGCACATGAAAAAGCAAGTAACCGGATTGTAGATATAGAAGATCTATCCGAAAAAGAATTAGATCAATTGCATATTTATTATGAGAAACTGGCTGACTTTGCACAAGATGATGTTGATATTCATACCTCTCATTCTATTGATGCTGCTAAAAGAAATCAGGATTATAAGCATGAGTTCTTCAAAAGAAAACATGAAGAGTGGCTAGGGAAGCAACAACAAAAAAAGGAATCATTATGA
- the rpsL gene encoding 30S ribosomal protein S12 produces MPTIQQLVRKGRATLAKKSKSAALDSCPQRRGVCTRVYTTTPKKPNSALRKVARVRLSNGKEVNAYIPGEGHNLQEHSIVLVRGGRVKDLPGVRYHIVRGALDTAGVNGRTQRRSKYGAKRPKPGQAAAAPAKGKKK; encoded by the coding sequence ATGCCTACTATTCAACAATTAGTAAGAAAAGGAAGAGCCACGCTTGCCAAGAAGAGCAAATCGGCTGCCCTTGATTCTTGTCCACAAAGACGAGGTGTATGTACGAGAGTATATACTACCACTCCTAAGAAACCTAACTCTGCACTTAGAAAAGTTGCAAGGGTAAGACTTTCTAATGGTAAAGAAGTCAACGCCTACATCCCGGGCGAAGGACATAATCTTCAAGAGCACTCGATAGTATTGGTAAGAGGCGGAAGGGTGAAAGACCTACCGGGAGTACGTTACCACATCGTAAGAGGTGCATTAGACACAGCAGGTGTAAATGGAAGAACGCAGAGAAGATCTAAGTACGGAGCTAAGAGACCTAAACCAGGTCAAGCAGCAGCTGCACCAGCTAAAGGAAAGAAAAAATAA
- a CDS encoding TonB-dependent receptor domain-containing protein has translation MNRIVSFSLLVLGTTLINAQKIKDTLKSNDIDEVVITGSGYAQKIRDTPATISVITQADLKKRAYRDITDALQDVPGVFITGGGSTSDFSIRGAESGQTLVLIDGKRINTRETRPNSDGPGIEQGWMPPLETIERIEVVKGPMSSLYGSDAMGGVINIITKKLTSNWRGSVGTSLIQQVHKESGNTYQIDGYTAGALVKDMLQMKITGSYSDRNEDKFVGGFTERVIKAFGTEISLTPGKKDIFKLNYDYNRQERNQNPGYSLAANAKSSRNNYERNVLSLSHRGDYSNFHTNSYLQYDNTNNPNRDMRYETFVAYSLNNFNIKQHVISFGAEYRYERLNDLGNKLKSENDVVSELTRWNWSAFAEGNWRLIERLHLVTGARLDNDQNYGANFTPRGYLVWNVTNNFTLKGGASWGYKAPGLRAVNPFWGQVTGGGSQDGVIIGNKDLQPEKSFNQEVTVMFEDDKKIINVSVTGFNTDFRNKLVEIRKCNNSEECAPFESLYNHVYDFISTRENLGKANSIGMEANLGINVSKDIVLRTNYTYTDTKITSNEIPQLYKKPYARIPKHMVNANLSWKATDRFEFWSRGNYRSESQPGVSRGRAQEYPIPAYFLWDLGTVYKLNKNVRFTFGVYNLLDKNIRNDNTDPSTNFGFRIDGIRYQFGANYFF, from the coding sequence ATGAATAGAATCGTATCTTTTTCTTTACTCGTTTTAGGAACGACTTTAATAAATGCTCAAAAAATTAAAGATACTTTAAAGAGTAATGATATTGACGAGGTGGTGATAACAGGATCGGGATATGCTCAGAAAATCAGAGATACCCCAGCAACAATCTCAGTTATTACTCAGGCGGACCTTAAAAAGAGAGCTTATAGAGATATTACCGACGCATTGCAAGATGTTCCGGGAGTTTTTATTACAGGAGGAGGAAGTACTAGTGATTTTTCAATAAGAGGAGCTGAATCAGGCCAGACATTAGTCTTAATTGACGGAAAAAGAATTAATACAAGAGAAACAAGACCAAACTCTGATGGCCCCGGAATTGAACAGGGGTGGATGCCGCCATTAGAAACGATCGAGAGAATTGAAGTGGTTAAAGGTCCTATGTCTTCTTTATATGGTTCAGATGCTATGGGAGGAGTGATCAATATTATTACTAAAAAACTCACAAGTAATTGGAGAGGGTCCGTAGGTACCAGCTTAATACAACAAGTTCACAAAGAATCAGGGAATACCTACCAAATTGATGGCTATACTGCAGGGGCACTGGTAAAAGATATGCTTCAGATGAAGATTACCGGAAGTTACTCTGATAGAAATGAAGATAAATTCGTAGGTGGATTTACAGAAAGAGTTATTAAAGCTTTTGGTACGGAGATTAGCCTTACTCCTGGTAAAAAAGATATATTCAAATTAAATTATGATTATAACCGTCAGGAGAGAAATCAGAATCCAGGATATTCATTAGCTGCCAATGCTAAGAGTTCACGAAATAATTATGAAAGAAATGTACTGTCATTAAGCCATAGAGGAGACTATTCTAATTTTCATACCAATTCTTATTTACAATACGATAATACCAATAACCCTAACAGGGATATGAGGTATGAGACTTTTGTGGCCTATAGTCTTAACAATTTCAATATAAAACAACATGTGATCAGTTTTGGAGCGGAATATAGATATGAAAGGCTGAATGATTTGGGAAATAAACTGAAATCAGAAAATGATGTGGTAAGCGAGTTAACCCGTTGGAACTGGTCAGCCTTTGCTGAGGGGAACTGGAGATTAATTGAAAGACTTCACTTAGTTACAGGAGCGCGTTTAGATAATGATCAGAATTACGGAGCTAATTTTACACCAAGAGGATATCTGGTGTGGAATGTTACCAATAATTTTACCCTAAAAGGAGGAGCTTCATGGGGATATAAAGCACCTGGATTGAGAGCTGTAAATCCTTTTTGGGGACAAGTAACGGGTGGAGGATCTCAAGATGGAGTTATTATCGGTAATAAAGATCTTCAACCAGAGAAAAGTTTTAACCAGGAAGTTACTGTGATGTTTGAAGATGATAAAAAAATAATCAACGTAAGCGTTACTGGTTTTAATACTGATTTTAGAAACAAATTGGTAGAAATCAGAAAATGTAATAATAGTGAAGAATGTGCACCATTTGAAAGTTTATATAACCACGTCTATGACTTCATTTCAACAAGGGAAAACTTGGGTAAGGCAAACAGTATAGGTATGGAAGCGAACCTTGGAATAAATGTTTCTAAAGATATCGTATTGAGAACAAACTATACTTATACCGATACAAAAATCACCTCCAATGAAATTCCTCAACTCTACAAAAAACCTTATGCCAGAATCCCTAAACACATGGTTAACGCCAACCTTTCATGGAAAGCAACCGATCGTTTTGAATTTTGGTCCAGAGGAAATTATAGAAGCGAGAGTCAGCCAGGAGTTTCCAGAGGAAGAGCGCAAGAATATCCGATACCAGCATACTTTTTATGGGATTTAGGAACGGTGTACAAGCTGAATAAGAATGTCCGTTTCACATTTGGAGTATATAATCTACTAGATAAGAATATAAGAAATGATAATACTGACCCTTCCACAAATTTCGGTTTCAGAATTGATGGGATCAGATATCAGTTTGGAGCCAATTATTTCTTCTAA
- a CDS encoding TonB-dependent siderophore receptor — MKKIVSFSLLALGGALANAQRVNDSIKKESKIEEIELFGERKQQPKGLEAITRLPLKTRDQIQSISVISYKVIEELGGLTVTDVAKNIPGVTQFGSYGGIRESMSIRGYRGVPVLKNGVQVDSDFRTGSMLTDMQGVESIQVIKGSAAVTQGIGDGLGAAGGVINVVTKVPKFIDQTNVGFRYGSWDFYRPTIDFQRVLDAQGKVAVRLNAAYQDNNSFRRFVHTDRIYVNPSIAIRPDDKTEIVMEMDYMLNNTTPDRGTVNLAKGDTEAIYRMPGRKFLGFSTDNARIETFNFSTTATRKLTDKLKLRAAFMSSSYQSEIIGAALAPIDIKNPNEFRKRTLARSDREDLNKVLQFDFIGADVMTGFMKHTFQVGFDWRESNVTTTAYRAKTVDDINVLNEINNILPSTIDRKNFELLNNRQPVVAVTPTMGLMAQDVITFNKYIKAHLGIRYSRLIGSDKEATYAWNPSLGIMISPIENMNVFGSYTSTTSLRLANNPLFDGGTVGPSTTKQWEAGIKSDWLNEKLRFNVTLFNINTDNLSYEILAGGTGAGAGTRTGKYAIAGELKRKGVEVELIGKILPNLQVMTGWAYVDAQYRNSPSFVSGSAPLNTPKNTANAWLNYRFDTDALSGLDVGAGIYYVGTRPVDDYKYAAAANAYVNGTQLGEKPFNMPDYTTVDAQVGYTFKRGLGLRVFFNNIFDAVGYNSYFRGGYIDQIQPRNFSVQVNYKF; from the coding sequence ATGAAAAAAATTGTATCCTTTTCACTGCTTGCATTGGGCGGGGCTTTAGCAAACGCGCAGCGAGTGAATGATTCGATTAAAAAAGAAAGTAAAATTGAAGAGATAGAATTGTTTGGTGAAAGAAAACAACAACCTAAAGGTTTAGAAGCGATCACAAGATTGCCGCTTAAAACGAGGGATCAGATCCAGAGTATTTCTGTAATCTCTTATAAAGTAATAGAAGAGTTAGGGGGATTGACGGTTACTGATGTTGCCAAAAATATTCCTGGGGTTACTCAGTTCGGAAGTTATGGAGGGATAAGAGAAAGTATGTCAATACGTGGATATAGAGGAGTCCCAGTTCTAAAGAATGGTGTTCAGGTGGATTCTGATTTCCGTACAGGTTCCATGTTGACCGATATGCAAGGAGTGGAAAGTATTCAGGTAATTAAAGGTTCGGCTGCTGTGACACAGGGGATCGGAGACGGACTGGGAGCAGCAGGAGGAGTGATTAATGTAGTAACTAAGGTTCCAAAATTCATTGATCAGACTAATGTAGGATTTAGATATGGAAGTTGGGATTTTTATAGACCAACAATAGACTTCCAAAGGGTTTTAGATGCTCAAGGAAAAGTAGCGGTAAGATTGAATGCAGCTTATCAGGACAACAATAGTTTCAGAAGATTTGTTCATACAGATCGTATTTATGTAAATCCGTCTATTGCGATTCGTCCTGATGATAAAACTGAGATTGTGATGGAGATGGATTATATGCTTAACAATACAACGCCGGATAGGGGAACTGTAAACTTGGCAAAAGGTGATACTGAGGCTATATACAGAATGCCAGGCAGAAAATTTCTTGGTTTTTCTACTGATAATGCAAGGATTGAGACATTTAACTTTTCTACCACAGCAACAAGAAAGTTAACTGATAAATTAAAATTACGAGCTGCTTTCATGAGCTCTTCTTATCAGTCAGAAATTATAGGTGCTGCTCTGGCGCCAATAGATATAAAGAATCCAAATGAATTCCGTAAAAGAACATTGGCTAGATCTGATAGGGAGGATTTAAACAAAGTACTTCAGTTTGATTTTATTGGCGCGGATGTAATGACCGGGTTTATGAAACATACCTTTCAGGTTGGATTTGATTGGAGAGAGTCTAATGTTACAACAACTGCTTATAGAGCTAAAACGGTTGATGATATTAATGTTTTGAATGAAATTAATAATATCCTTCCGTCTACGATTGATAGGAAAAACTTTGAGTTATTAAATAATAGACAGCCAGTAGTTGCTGTTACCCCAACAATGGGTTTAATGGCTCAGGATGTTATTACTTTTAATAAATATATCAAAGCTCACTTAGGGATACGATACAGCAGATTAATAGGGTCGGATAAGGAGGCTACTTATGCTTGGAATCCATCCTTGGGAATTATGATTTCACCGATTGAGAACATGAATGTTTTTGGTTCTTACACCAGTACTACTTCTTTAAGACTTGCTAATAATCCGTTATTCGATGGTGGGACAGTAGGTCCTTCTACTACTAAGCAATGGGAAGCCGGGATCAAATCGGATTGGCTGAATGAAAAATTAAGATTCAATGTTACGTTATTCAATATTAACACGGATAATTTATCATATGAAATATTAGCTGGAGGAACCGGGGCAGGGGCAGGAACCAGAACTGGAAAATATGCTATAGCAGGAGAGCTAAAAAGAAAAGGAGTAGAAGTGGAATTGATAGGAAAAATACTTCCAAACCTTCAAGTTATGACAGGATGGGCTTATGTGGATGCGCAATATAGGAACAGTCCTTCATTTGTTAGCGGGTCAGCTCCGCTTAATACCCCTAAGAATACGGCTAATGCTTGGCTAAATTACAGATTTGATACAGATGCTTTAAGTGGATTGGATGTTGGTGCAGGAATCTATTATGTAGGGACAAGACCTGTTGATGACTATAAATATGCTGCTGCTGCAAATGCTTATGTTAACGGCACTCAGCTTGGCGAAAAACCGTTTAATATGCCTGACTATACAACAGTAGATGCACAAGTAGGTTATACTTTCAAAAGAGGACTTGGACTGAGAGTATTTTTCAATAATATTTTTGATGCGGTAGGCTATAATTCATATTTCAGAGGAGGTTATATAGATCAGATTCAACCTAGGAATTTTTCGGTTCAGGTTAATTATAAATTTTAA
- a CDS encoding Dps family protein, with translation MKNASIIGLKEADCKNISEKLNVLLANYSVFYQNTRGSHWNIKGDQFFTLHPKFEELYNSLVLKIDEIAERILTLGATPAHNYSEYLKVATIKETKEVSDGTKSVENILSSFKVVLDLQRELLDITDAAGDEGTNSQMSDYITEQEKEVWMYNSYLGK, from the coding sequence ATGAAAAATGCGAGTATTATCGGTTTAAAGGAAGCCGACTGTAAAAACATTTCAGAAAAACTTAATGTACTGTTAGCTAATTATTCAGTATTCTACCAGAACACAAGAGGTTCTCACTGGAATATTAAGGGAGATCAGTTCTTTACATTACATCCTAAATTTGAAGAACTATATAATAGCCTGGTATTGAAAATTGATGAGATTGCAGAAAGAATCCTAACATTAGGAGCAACACCGGCACATAATTATTCTGAGTATTTAAAAGTAGCCACTATAAAAGAAACGAAAGAAGTAAGCGACGGAACGAAAAGTGTAGAAAACATTTTAAGCTCTTTTAAAGTCGTGTTAGATTTGCAGAGAGAGCTTTTAGATATTACTGATGCAGCAGGTGATGAGGGAACGAATTCTCAAATGAGCGACTATATTACCGAACAGGAAAAAGAAGTTTGGATGTATAATTCCTATTTAGGAAAATAA
- the rpsG gene encoding 30S ribosomal protein S7: MRKTKAKKRPLLPDPKFNDQLVTRFVNNLMLDGKKSIAFKIFYDALEIVENKKGETEKTALEIWKDALTNVMPHVEVRSRRVGGANFQIPMPIRADRKISMAMKWLIKYSKARNDKSMALKLANEVVAASREEGAAYKKKSDTHKMAEANKAFSHFKF; this comes from the coding sequence ATGAGAAAGACAAAAGCGAAAAAAAGACCGTTGTTACCAGATCCAAAATTTAATGATCAATTGGTAACAAGATTTGTAAACAACTTAATGCTAGACGGTAAAAAGTCTATCGCATTCAAAATTTTCTATGATGCATTAGAAATCGTAGAAAATAAAAAAGGAGAAACTGAAAAGACTGCCCTTGAAATCTGGAAAGATGCACTTACAAATGTAATGCCTCACGTAGAAGTACGTTCTAGAAGAGTAGGTGGAGCTAACTTCCAAATTCCTATGCCAATCAGAGCTGACAGAAAAATTTCTATGGCAATGAAATGGTTAATTAAATATTCTAAAGCTAGAAATGATAAGTCTATGGCTTTGAAATTAGCTAACGAAGTAGTAGCTGCTTCAAGAGAAGAAGGTGCTGCTTACAAGAAAAAGAGTGATACTCACAAAATGGCGGAAGCTAACAAAGCGTTTTCACACTTTAAATTCTAA
- the fusA gene encoding elongation factor G gives MGRDLKFTRNIGIAAHIDAGKTTTTERILFYTGVNHKIGEVHDGASTMDWMEQEAERGITITSAATTCSWNFPTDQGKPVADTKPYHFNIIDTPGHVDFTVEVNRSLRVLDGLVFLFSAVDGVEPQSETNWRLADNYKVARMGFVNKMDRQGADFLNVVNQVKTMLGSNAVPIVLPIGAEEDFKGVVDLIKNRAIIWDEAGQGATFEVVPIPEDMKAEVLEYREKLVEAVADYDDTLMEKFFEDPDSISEEEINEALRKATIDLSIIPMTCGSSFKNKGVQFMLDAVCKYLPSPLDKDDIKGTDPRTDAEITRKPDVNEPFSALAFKIATDPFVGRLAFFRAYSGRLDAGSYILNTRSGDKERISRIYQMHANKQNPVEYIEAGDIGAAVGFKSIKTGDTMCDEKNPIVLESMVFPDPVIGIAVEPKTKADQDKMGNALAKLAEEDPTFTVRTDEASGQTIISGMGELHLDIIVDRMRREFKVEVNQGQPQVEYKENLTKVASHREVYKKQSGGKGKFADIVFELGPADEGKIGLEFVNEIKGGNVPREFVPAIEKGFKAAMKNGPLAGFEVEGIKVTLKDGSFHAVDSDALSFELAAKLGFKEAGKAAKPVIMEPIMKLEVVTPEEYMGNIIGDLNKRRGTISGQEEKNGAVVIKGSVPLSEMFGYVTTLRTLSSGRATSSMELEKYLPTPQNVAEEIIAKAKG, from the coding sequence ATGGGAAGAGATCTTAAATTTACAAGAAATATTGGTATTGCTGCGCATATTGATGCTGGTAAAACTACCACTACGGAAAGGATTTTATTCTATACAGGAGTAAACCACAAAATTGGAGAAGTTCATGATGGTGCTTCTACAATGGACTGGATGGAGCAGGAAGCTGAAAGAGGTATTACTATTACTTCTGCTGCTACTACTTGTTCTTGGAACTTTCCAACGGATCAAGGAAAACCTGTTGCAGATACTAAACCTTATCACTTCAACATCATCGATACACCGGGACACGTTGACTTCACAGTAGAAGTAAACAGATCTTTAAGAGTATTAGATGGATTGGTATTCTTATTCTCTGCGGTAGATGGAGTAGAGCCTCAGTCTGAAACAAACTGGAGACTTGCTGACAACTACAAAGTAGCGAGAATGGGATTTGTAAACAAAATGGACAGACAAGGTGCTGACTTCCTTAACGTGGTAAACCAGGTTAAGACTATGTTAGGATCTAATGCAGTTCCAATCGTTTTACCTATCGGTGCTGAAGAAGACTTTAAAGGTGTTGTTGACTTAATTAAAAACAGAGCTATCATCTGGGATGAAGCGGGACAAGGAGCTACTTTCGAAGTAGTGCCAATTCCTGAAGACATGAAGGCTGAAGTTCTTGAATATAGAGAGAAATTAGTAGAAGCTGTTGCTGACTACGATGATACTTTGATGGAGAAATTCTTCGAAGATCCGGATTCAATCTCTGAAGAAGAAATCAACGAAGCGCTTAGAAAAGCTACTATCGATTTATCTATTATCCCAATGACTTGTGGTTCTTCATTCAAAAATAAAGGAGTACAGTTTATGTTGGATGCAGTATGTAAATACTTGCCTTCTCCATTGGATAAAGATGATATCAAAGGTACTGATCCAAGAACAGACGCTGAGATTACAAGAAAACCAGACGTAAATGAGCCTTTCTCGGCTTTAGCATTTAAGATTGCTACTGACCCATTCGTGGGAAGATTAGCATTCTTCAGAGCATACTCTGGAAGACTAGATGCAGGTTCTTATATCTTGAACACTCGTTCAGGAGATAAAGAAAGAATCTCTAGAATTTACCAAATGCACGCTAACAAGCAAAATCCAGTAGAATATATTGAAGCTGGTGATATTGGTGCAGCGGTAGGATTCAAATCTATCAAAACTGGTGATACTATGTGTGACGAGAAAAACCCAATCGTTCTTGAATCGATGGTTTTCCCTGATCCGGTAATTGGTATCGCTGTTGAGCCTAAAACTAAAGCTGACCAGGATAAAATGGGTAACGCTTTAGCTAAATTGGCTGAAGAAGATCCAACGTTTACTGTAAGAACTGACGAAGCTTCTGGACAAACGATTATCTCTGGTATGGGTGAGCTTCACTTGGATATCATTGTAGATCGTATGAGAAGAGAATTCAAAGTTGAAGTAAACCAAGGACAGCCTCAGGTAGAGTACAAAGAAAACTTAACAAAAGTTGCAAGCCACAGAGAAGTTTACAAAAAGCAATCTGGTGGTAAAGGTAAATTTGCTGATATTGTATTTGAACTTGGACCTGCGGACGAAGGTAAAATTGGTTTAGAATTCGTCAATGAGATCAAAGGTGGTAACGTTCCTAGAGAATTTGTTCCTGCAATTGAAAAAGGCTTTAAAGCTGCAATGAAGAACGGTCCTTTGGCTGGTTTCGAAGTTGAAGGTATTAAAGTTACTCTTAAAGATGGATCTTTCCACGCGGTGGATTCTGATGCACTTTCTTTCGAATTAGCTGCTAAGCTTGGTTTCAAGGAAGCTGGTAAAGCTGCGAAACCAGTAATCATGGAGCCTATTATGAAATTGGAGGTTGTAACTCCGGAAGAATATATGGGTAACATTATTGGTGACCTTAACAAGAGAAGAGGTACAATCAGTGGTCAGGAAGAGAAAAATGGAGCTGTTGTAATCAAAGGTTCTGTTCCACTTTCTGAAATGTTTGGTTATGTAACAACTCTAAGAACACTTTCATCAGGAAGAGCTACTTCTTCTATGGAATTAGAGAAGTATTTACCAACTCCACAAAACGTTGCTGAAGAAATCATTGCTAAAGCAAAAGGTTAA
- the rpsJ gene encoding 30S ribosomal protein S10 translates to MSQRIRIKLKSYDYNLVDKSAEKIVKTVKATGAVVNGPIPLPTNKRIFTVLRSPHVNKKAREQFQLSAHKRLMDIYSSSSKTVDALMKLELPSGVDVEIKV, encoded by the coding sequence ATGTCACAAAGAATCAGAATAAAACTAAAATCTTACGATTACAACTTGGTAGACAAGTCTGCTGAGAAAATCGTAAAAACGGTAAAGGCTACTGGTGCTGTTGTAAACGGACCAATTCCATTACCTACAAATAAGAGAATCTTCACTGTGTTGAGATCTCCACACGTTAACAAAAAAGCTAGAGAACAGTTCCAATTATCTGCTCACAAGAGATTGATGGATATCTATTCTTCTTCTTCTAAAACTGTGGATGCTCTAATGAAATTAGAGTTACCAAGCGGTGTTGACGTAGAAATTAAAGTGTGA